The Cronobacter sakazakii genome has a window encoding:
- the tatD gene encoding 3'-5' ssDNA/RNA exonuclease TatD, with the protein MESAMFDIGLNITSSQFDHDRDEMIARARAAGVSNMLFTGTSLEESEKACAFARRYEGCWSTAGVHPHDASSWNDESAARLRALAGKAQVVAIGECGLDFNRNFSTPAEQEHAFTEQLRLAAELALPVFLHCRDAHARFLELLDPWLDKLPGAVLHCFTGTEQEAREALARGLYLGITGWVCDERRGLELRALLPVIPADRLLLETDAPYLLPRDLAPRPKSRRNEPCWLPHILKQVAQWRGEDPAWLEATTDANAARLFLKNASPA; encoded by the coding sequence ATGGAAAGCGCAATGTTTGATATTGGCCTGAATATAACCAGCTCTCAGTTTGACCATGACAGGGATGAGATGATTGCCCGCGCCCGTGCGGCAGGCGTCAGCAATATGCTCTTTACCGGCACGTCGCTTGAGGAAAGCGAAAAGGCTTGCGCGTTCGCCAGGCGTTACGAGGGCTGCTGGTCGACCGCGGGCGTTCACCCGCACGACGCCAGTAGCTGGAATGATGAAAGCGCGGCGCGGCTGCGTGCGCTCGCAGGGAAGGCGCAGGTCGTGGCGATTGGCGAATGCGGGCTCGATTTCAACCGGAATTTTTCAACGCCTGCCGAACAGGAGCATGCCTTTACAGAACAGTTGCGGCTGGCGGCAGAGCTGGCGCTGCCGGTGTTTTTGCACTGTCGCGATGCCCATGCGCGCTTTCTTGAGTTGCTCGATCCGTGGCTCGATAAACTGCCGGGCGCGGTACTGCACTGCTTTACCGGCACCGAACAGGAGGCACGAGAGGCACTGGCACGCGGTCTTTACCTCGGTATTACCGGCTGGGTTTGCGACGAGCGTCGCGGGCTTGAACTACGCGCCCTGCTGCCGGTTATTCCCGCCGATCGCCTGCTGCTGGAAACAGACGCGCCTTATCTGCTGCCTCGGGATCTCGCCCCCAGGCCAAAATCGCGTCGCAACGAGCCATGCTGGCTGCCGCATATTCTTAAGCAAGTCGCGCAGTGGCGCGGTGAAGATCCCGCCTGGCTTGAGGCCACGACGGATGCCAATGCCGCCCGTCTGTTTCTGAAAAACGCGTCGCCTGCGTAA